The Halomonas sp. HAL1 genome segment GTTTCCCCTTTGGTCATGCCTAATGCCAGCGACCCTTGGCGCATACTATCGGGCACAGAGTTGATCACATCGTCCGACAGCGAAGAGATAAACGGGATGATCATGATGCCCATCACGACACCAGGGGCGACGGCGTTATTATAAGAAGCGTCGAGCCCAAAAAAACCGGCGATATTGACGATAATCGGCGCTACCGTAATCGCGGCAAAAAAGCCGTAAACCACGGTAGGAATACCTGCCAGAACCTCAAGGACGGGCTTGGCAATGGTGCGCACGTTACGTGGTGCATACTCGGACATATAAATCGCGGAGAGCAGGCCGATAGGAACAGCGACCAGCATAGCGATAGCGGTAATCATAAAGGTACCGGCAAACAGCGGTACCGAACCAAATTCAGCCCCACTACCGTCTCCACGACCCGCTGACGCTAAAAAGCTCGCGCCTGGATTCCACGTGGTGCCGGTAATGAACTCCCAGAAGCTGTGCATTTGGAAAAAGCGCAGCGCCTCGGAAATAATCGAGAACAAAATGCCGAACGTAGTGAAAATCGAGATTAACGCTGCCCCGGCCAAGACCATGCGGATAACCCGCTCAATGGCCTGACGGGCGTGAAAATCAGGTTTAACTTGGTTAAGACTTACCATCAGCCCTATTGCTGCAATCACTAAACTCGCGGACAGCAAATAGAGCGTGGGGATATCGGCGCCCATTAGAAGCAGCACAAAAGCCCCCAGCGCACTCACTACCACGGCTGGACCAGCGGTCGAAAGCACGGTGAACCAGGCGTATTGATCTGGCTGAGCAAACATAGCCGTGCCCGCACTGCGTAAACGGGTGGCTTTTGAACGGCCAGCAAAAAACGCCAGCAACCCCAGCAGTAGTAACGCACCGCAAAAAATCAGAAGAAGCTGGTTAGTCTGCATCGAATTTCTCTCGCATTACTTAATGAAATCGTATTGGCGACTACTTTGGGGCACAAACATTACAGCAATGTGACAAACGCCAATTTATCGCTGTCATAAAATGAAAGGCCGACAGCTTACGCTGCCGGCCACTTTCATTTCTAACTTAACGACTTACTTAAGAACGTCTACTGACATTGTAGTGCGATCTGCTACAGCCTGACGCCACTCTTCGCGCTCTTCTTCAGGCAGAACGATCAAGCCGATATCTTTCAAGTAACCATCTGCGCCAATCATCATTTCGCTCATGAACATGTCGACGTAGTCAGCCATCGGCGGTACTTCTTCAGCGTGCTGGTTCTTCACGTAGAACCACAGTGAACGCGCCACGGGGTAGTCACCTGAGCTGATTGCTTCGGGCTCTGGCGCAACACCGTTGATGGTGGCACCGTTCAGGGAATCGGTATTCTCTTCAAGGAATGAGTAGCCAAAGATACCCATTGCCCCGGTATCTTCACTCAAGCGCTGAACGATCAGGTTGTCGTTTTCGCCAGCGTCGATGTAAACACCGTCAGAGCGAATATCGGTGTAGCCTTCTTCGCCGTAAACATCCATTTCAAGCGATGCAGTTTCCAGTACTAGCTCTTCAAAAGCGTCACGGGTACCAGAAGTCGTTGGCGGACCATAGATGGAGATTTCACGGTCTGGCAGCGAAGAATCAATTTCGCTCCAGTTAGTGTAGGGGTTATCAACTAACTCACCATCAACCGGCACCTGGGCGGCTACTGCCATGAAAATCTGCTCAAGCGTCAGGTCAACAACATCATTCGTGTTGGACTGACCAAGCACGATACCGTCAGAACCGATTTTAGCTTCGGTGATATCGGTAACGCCGTTCTCTTCACAACGCTCAAACTCAGCGACTTTCATGCGGCGTGAAGCGTTAGTAATGTCTGGCGTGCCTTCGCCAACACCGTTACAGAACAGACGCAAACCACCGCCCGAACCAGTTGATTCAATAACAGGCGTCGGGTTGCCGGTAGTGGCACCGAACTCTTCAGTTACGTAGCTGGCAAACGGGTAAACGGTACTGGAGCCTACGATACGGATTTGATCACGGGCTTGGGCAACACCGGCAACGCTCATTACAGCAGCCGCGATAACGGTGGTTTTTAGAATACGGTTCATGCGAAAAACTCCTGTTCATGTAGGGATCTAACCTTCGCAAGGCATACCTTGCACTGGTTCCATGACAACTTCATGACAGTGAGCAATACATGAAAGAATTTTTGCTACGTGAGGAATTCGCTTTCGTTTACAGCAGTAAACCCAGTGCCGCCAAGGTACACAATGCTAGCGAAGCGCCTTGCAGTAAACGTCTATCCAAGCGATGAGCAATGGCGTCCGCCACTGCATTACCTACGAGTACCGCAGGGAGAAAGGTAAGGGCAACCTGAAAATGCCAGAGCTGAATCTGATTAGCGAAGGCGAGAGTCATAATGGTCAGCATTGAGGTCAAAATGAAAAAGGCCGCCAGATTTCCCCGCACCCGATCAGCAGGCAAGCCGTGCATCAATATCACCATGGGCGGGCCCCCGATGGCAGCAACGGTGCCAAAGATACCTGACAACACACCGGCGCCGAATAGCGTTACTCGATTAACCGGCAGTTTAAAGCGGCACAACGTCACCAGCACAGCAAACAGTACGATGATGGCGATTAGCTTTTCTAACAAAAACATCGGCGCGGCGAGCAGCAGCCAAATACCCAGCGCATTGCCAGGCAGGCGCCCCACTAACGCCATGCCAATGGAATCCAGACGCACCTCATGCCAATAGTGACGCACCATCATTAACGAAACGGTAAAGCCAAACAGCACTAAAATGACCGGCACCAATCGTGGCTCAAGCATCAGCAGCAATGGTGCTCCGATCACGGCCAAACCGAAACCGGTTGCCCGCTGAACAAAGGCACCCAGTAGCAGCACGGCTGCGCAGGCTAACCAAGTACTCATCGGCATATTGACCCAAGCCAACATGCTATCCATCACTGCTGCTCATTCTTATTGCTCATGCCTACGACTCATCCCTGTGAATCACTTATGACGGGCGCCTTGGTTAATTTGCGTACGCCGATATTTCCCAACAAAGCGGCGCCCAACATGGTCAGCACCATTGGCCATAGGTGCTCAACTTCAAACAATCCGACCATCACCCCCGCGAGAGCACCACAGGTAAACTGGATGCCGCCTAACAGCGCCGTTGCAGTAGCGCTAATATGACCAAAATGATCCAACAATGAAGAGATTGCGTTCGGGGTAATCAGCCCAATCATGCCGGTGAACAGCATAATCAGTGGCACAACAACCATGAGTGACGCGATATTTAACGCCGTCACTACTACTAACCCTAGCGCTGCCGCTAACTGTATAAGCAGCCCCAAGCGTAGATTTTGCTGTGGCGTGCGTTTACGCAGCAGGTGAATATTGACGCGGTTGGAGAGCGCAATGACCAGTACGTTGACACCAAACACGAGCGGATAGGTACCTGGCGATAGACCAAAATAGTCGAGATAGAGAAACGGCGAAGCGGTTACAAAGGCAAAAAGGCCGGCAAAGGAAGCGGCTACTGCGCAGATATAGCCCATCCCTTCACGATGTTTGAGCACGCTGGCGTAATTGCGAATAACCTGCCGCGGTGACGCCGCAGGAAGCGACATATCGCGAGTTTCAGGCAGTCGCGTTCCTAACAGCCAGAGTAAAAAGCCTGCATAAACAGCCAAGAAAACAAAAATTAACCACCAACCGGCCACATGCAACAATAGGCTTCCCACGGCGGGCGCCACCAACGGTGCCAGCATCATAATCATCGCCATGGTGGACATTACTTTAGCGGCCTCGCGCCCACTAAAGCAGTCGCGCACAATTGCCGCCGAGTTGACCACGCAGGCCCCGCCCCCCAGCGCTTGAATAAACCGCCAGGCCAGCAGTGTAGGCAAGCTGTCGACCATCGTAATAGCCAGGCTTGCCAGCATAAACACCACTAGTCCGCCCAGGAGTACAGGCTTTCTGCCCATGCGATCCGAAAGCGGCCCAAAGCAGAGCTGGCCCAGCGCAAAACCAAACAAGAACACGCTAATGGAAAGTTCAGTGCGATGAATACTTGCGCCGATACTTTCGGCGATTATTCCCATCGCAGGTAGGTAGGCGTCGATCGCAAAGGGGGCAAGCGCCGTGTTGGCGGCAACTAGCAACGCTACGCGGCGGGGATTAAGATGCATGGGTCTCCTTACGGCGATAACGAACGCGCGGGAATAGATAGGCCGCTAATCATAGCCGATTTTAAGACCCTTGTCGGGGCTAAACGCTATAGGCACAGCGCTATCGCAGTAGATGAAAACGATGAATCACTCACTGCGATAGCGTGAGGAAAGTCAAACCAGATTAAAGATGAATGCTTATTGATGTGTGGCGGCGTCTTGCGACTCAAGCATATCAACCAGCGGCTGAAACTGCTCGCGGTTATGCTCGTTCATATGCATCAAAATACGATGCGCTTCGAGGATGCGGTCACGGAGCCCCTCTTCATCGGCAGGCTCTTCAGGTAACTCTTCGAGAGCATCGTTAAGCGTTGTGGCTTGCTGAATAGGTGCTTCCATCAGAGTGAAAAAGCGCGCAAAACCCATCACGTCAAGCATTTTTCGAACGTCATCATTATCGACAATAATGGTCGGTGGCTGCTCTAAGCGCCCTTTTACTGCCATTGCCACCTTAGCCAAGAAACCCAGCGCAGTTGAATCCACGTTGGTGGCTTCGCGCAGGTCAATCAGTACGGCACGCAACCCCGGTGTCTCAGCGAGACGTTGGGCTTGGGTATCGAGTGTCGCGCAAAGCGTTAAACGCACATCGCCACACAGCTTTAAAACAAAAACACCAGAATCGAACGCCGCTTTAATGCGGCCTTCTTCAATCAGCATGACCAAATCCGCTCACCATCATGATTGTTAGATCATCGGGTAAAGCATCGCGTTCCTGGTTAGCATCGAACTCTGCGTCCCCTTCTGCAAGGAGAGCATTGGTCTCTGCTAGCCGGTCGCGCAACTGCTCAAGCGTGACACTCTCGCTTACTAATTGCTCAAGCTCCTTGAGCCGCGTGTCGAGCGTTTTACCCGGCAAGCATTCCAATACACCG includes the following:
- a CDS encoding sulfite exporter TauE/SafE family protein, whose protein sequence is MDSMLAWVNMPMSTWLACAAVLLLGAFVQRATGFGLAVIGAPLLLMLEPRLVPVILVLFGFTVSLMMVRHYWHEVRLDSIGMALVGRLPGNALGIWLLLAAPMFLLEKLIAIIVLFAVLVTLCRFKLPVNRVTLFGAGVLSGIFGTVAAIGGPPMVILMHGLPADRVRGNLAAFFILTSMLTIMTLAFANQIQLWHFQVALTFLPAVLVGNAVADAIAHRLDRRLLQGASLALCTLAALGLLL
- a CDS encoding STAS domain-containing protein is translated as MLIEEGRIKAAFDSGVFVLKLCGDVRLTLCATLDTQAQRLAETPGLRAVLIDLREATNVDSTALGFLAKVAMAVKGRLEQPPTIIVDNDDVRKMLDVMGFARFFTLMEAPIQQATTLNDALEELPEEPADEEGLRDRILEAHRILMHMNEHNREQFQPLVDMLESQDAATHQ
- the pstC gene encoding phosphate ABC transporter permease subunit PstC, yielding MQTNQLLLIFCGALLLLGLLAFFAGRSKATRLRSAGTAMFAQPDQYAWFTVLSTAGPAVVVSALGAFVLLLMGADIPTLYLLSASLVIAAIGLMVSLNQVKPDFHARQAIERVIRMVLAGAALISIFTTFGILFSIISEALRFFQMHSFWEFITGTTWNPGASFLASAGRGDGSGAEFGSVPLFAGTFMITAIAMLVAVPIGLLSAIYMSEYAPRNVRTIAKPVLEVLAGIPTVVYGFFAAITVAPIIVNIAGFFGLDASYNNAVAPGVVMGIMIIPFISSLSDDVINSVPDSMRQGSLALGMTKGETIRDVVIPAALPGIISATLLGMSRALGETMIVVMAAGMRPNLTANPLEDMTTVTVRIVAALTGDQEFASAETLSAFALGLVLFAVTLTLNLVSVLMIRRFREKYRVNNL
- a CDS encoding multidrug effflux MFS transporter → MHLNPRRVALLVAANTALAPFAIDAYLPAMGIIAESIGASIHRTELSISVFLFGFALGQLCFGPLSDRMGRKPVLLGGLVVFMLASLAITMVDSLPTLLAWRFIQALGGGACVVNSAAIVRDCFSGREAAKVMSTMAMIMMLAPLVAPAVGSLLLHVAGWWLIFVFLAVYAGFLLWLLGTRLPETRDMSLPAASPRQVIRNYASVLKHREGMGYICAVAASFAGLFAFVTASPFLYLDYFGLSPGTYPLVFGVNVLVIALSNRVNIHLLRKRTPQQNLRLGLLIQLAAALGLVVVTALNIASLMVVVPLIMLFTGMIGLITPNAISSLLDHFGHISATATALLGGIQFTCGALAGVMVGLFEVEHLWPMVLTMLGAALLGNIGVRKLTKAPVISDSQG
- a CDS encoding PstS family phosphate ABC transporter substrate-binding protein, yielding MNRILKTTVIAAAVMSVAGVAQARDQIRIVGSSTVYPFASYVTEEFGATTGNPTPVIESTGSGGGLRLFCNGVGEGTPDITNASRRMKVAEFERCEENGVTDITEAKIGSDGIVLGQSNTNDVVDLTLEQIFMAVAAQVPVDGELVDNPYTNWSEIDSSLPDREISIYGPPTTSGTRDAFEELVLETASLEMDVYGEEGYTDIRSDGVYIDAGENDNLIVQRLSEDTGAMGIFGYSFLEENTDSLNGATINGVAPEPEAISSGDYPVARSLWFYVKNQHAEEVPPMADYVDMFMSEMMIGADGYLKDIGLIVLPEEEREEWRQAVADRTTMSVDVLK